One window of the Nicotiana tabacum cultivar K326 chromosome 4, ASM71507v2, whole genome shotgun sequence genome contains the following:
- the LOC107821259 gene encoding uncharacterized protein LOC107821259, translating to MVSLSLTSFMLVLLFIFLTLKVSIAHTDQANQTLVVVHEAENGFTMELTRSHQSVEKEVLDGVPAAAVLSTNGRMGGRKMMAERRNMKKNMKQVEASIKTEEDSKNSGNSNGSASRLGNSRKKIHHQSCDESTVNKNSRNPANGCSNSGNSLNKLASTDQTDNSESFQKLESEKLLEDANEILNMMNKDYSGGPGSGSKPRHKPPINNYQTFHGSNP from the exons ATGGTGTCCTTAAGTTTAACTTCTTTTATGCTTGTTCTGTTGTTCATTTTCCTAACCTTAAAGGTTTCAATTGCTCATACTGACCAAG CTAACCAAACCTTAGTTGTGGTCCATGAAGCAGAAAATGGTTTTACCATGGAACTAACTAGGAGTCATCAGAGTGTGGAGAAG gaagttttggATGGTGTACCAGCAGCTGCTGTACTCAGTACTAATGGAAGAATGGGTGGAAGAAAAATGATGGCAGAAAGAAGGAATATGAAGAAAAACATGAAGCAAGTGGAAGCTAGCATCAAGACAGAGGAAGATTCAAAGAATTCAG GAAACAGCAATGGTTCGGCCAGTCGGCTTGGTAATTCGCGAAAGAAAATACATCATCAG TCATGTGATGAGAGCACTGTGAACAAAAATTCAAGAAACCCAGCAAATGGCTGCAGCAACTCGGGGAATTCACTCAATAAGTTAGCTTCAACAGATCAAACTGATAATAGTGAGTCTTTTCAGAAGCTTGAATCAGAGAAACTTCTGGAAGATGCGAATGAGATTTTGAACATGATGAACAAAGACTATAGTGGAGGTCCAGGATCAGGAAGCAAACCCCGTCACAAACCTCCAATCAACAATTACCAGACTTTCCACGGATCAAATCCATGA